caaaaataaatagccaTTACGAAAACCATAGCAAAATAGTAATGACCTACAAATTGTAATGTTTTAGGCACACCAATTTTGTAAACGGGTGTTGTAACAGTTTTGGTcgttacaaaaaaattcttttttattatcttctCAATGACGTCAGCACGTTTAACCAGTTACAAAGCCGTTACAAGTCCcgcctttttttgtagtgtcaGTAAACACTACGTctagttttgaaaatttagtgtaagatatttttagtttttaatttatttagttatcAGTTAACCttaatttgtgtttttttcattttgatgtatttcatttttcagacATAGGACACGTGGAATCCAATGAATGCATAGCAAATCAGCAAGAACTTTAACTTCAGGGTCTAGAAATTACTTAGGAGTTGATGGGGCGATGTAGGAGATTCAGAAAGAAAACTGATTGGATGTCCGATGAAGTTTGGGCGGGATTGcattatcttttttctattattattattatataattgatgtatgatgtattgaattatcttttataCTTACTTTTTATTGAATAGTTTGCCATAATTGATCTGCAACACTTACaacatcaaaaaaattatcaatattgtGTTTTACTCCGACGTTAAAACTCACACCAGTCTCGTTCCCATGTGACTGATGACTAATAGGTGTCATTTCACTGAATCTATCTCCATAATTATGATATCCATGATCAACATATAGTGAAGAAAATACATGTCCTGCTGCATCAAACACTATTCTTTGATCTCAATTCAGTTGCTCATAGTTATTTCAATGTGTCGTCTGGTCTGACaagttatttttctatattgaatGCTCATATTCTAGCTCATGAGATGTCCAATTGTAGTAACTTTTTACAAAGCCTTTTCTAAGGAGGCCATATACCACCTACTCTAAGAATTTGTATTTACTActttacatttattaaatggacaataattttttctttattcagaAAAACATGCCTTGTTTTTGCTTGGTTTATAACATCTATCACTCTAtcttgaaattcttttctaaCACCAACATCATGAGGTAGATTCTTCtcatatattcaatttctgaactctctcaatatttttattctaaaaccaacaaatatatatacattaaatatatgtagaTAATAAGCTAGCTAAACCTTCAGACATGTGACAACTTtgcaaattgcaaatttatcGGCAACTTTGCAATGAATTTGCTTCTGAGGCAAAATTCATTGCAACACTCAACTATTTAAGTTCgtggaaaaattaattgctatattattttaaaaattatgtaagtTGAAGATCTTGACAAAAGctattgtaaaaaatttaactagaTTGCAACGACTTTTTTCCGATACAATATTTGCTGCAAATCATTAgcactaatataatttaaaaaccgTTGACAAAAGTGCGCCCACCTAAAAGTTGACCGATTTTTGCAATGACTTTTCGCAACGGAATGTCTGTTGCACAATTTATCATGAAAATTTCTATGGTAAAAAATCCGTTGATATAGCGTTATTCTTTTGTAGtgtaaatatagttttatttgtaaatattagatttcaaaattttggattgaaaactaaacttataaaattttagagcaaaaattatactaaaaatttGCAATGGATTGTAGTAAAGTATATCATTGCAAAATTTGTAACAGAACAGTTTtgcaaatgaaaattgattgtGCAACAAATTACagcaaaatatttgttgcaaAATTCACAAGGGATGCAATTTCACGACTTTCgtttgcaaatatatatatgtggcatacaaaattcaattttgcaaCGAAATTGCCATAAACTTTTCACCAATATATTATGGCAAAAGGTGTTgcgaaatataaaaatcaaactttttattaatgaatcTTGCCATGGAAAAACGACGTggcacaattttattacaacCAAAAATTCATGGTAATATAGCACTGCTACTTAtagtaatgaaaattttcttcttggaaaatttcatacaaactagttttttaacaaattcattGCAATAATCATATACACATAATTATTggagtaatttgatattattattaattaagggTTAATCATACATACGCACCctctaataatataaaattacattttcttccaAATAAGTTTTGGAATTACTTCCACACCTCCTCAAAAAATTCACCCATTTCGTTAAAATTTGGATGGAAAATGATGACTTtagccaaaaaaaatagataaatttttattttacccctcattCAACATTCTCATGTGTATATCTCTGtatttataaagagataatgaGGTCAACATCGTctctttataaatacaaaatcattacatatgaatataaatgagaggcaaattaaaaatttataaatatatatttttcaaacgaCAGCATTTTCCATCCAAATCCTAGCAAAATAAGGGTTGGGTGTAAATAATGACTTTTTGGAGGTGGTGTAAGTGtcattttaatacttttttgaggaaaaatgtaattttacatcTTAAGATGGAGtcttaatgtaattaatccatttattaaagcattcttgtttcttattctaaattaatttttttaatatctattaCTACAGTGATGAAATTATTAAGTAGAAGATGTTCCACTTAAACAGTGAGGTAATGGAAGAGAACATTCTTTAATTGATAAGGAATTTCTattgagaaatatttaaattgagtGTGGAATTGTGGTCCTCTTCAGTTGCAGAAAggtgaaatagaaaattgtatattcatacaaaataaagagaaaactattctacacaaattatttgttGGGGCAGGTCATGATcacttttgtttatttatttttatttttttcaaaggaTGATACACTATTGTTTAAAAAGCACTCAAGATACATTTATTTAAGGGTAAGTTATAATGAACTCGATCTCTTGATATTTTGTCAtgattatgaatattttttcgttatttgaaaaattacaaataccttgtcatgtttgatgaaattatgtaatctttgaatggaggtatgaaattgttaactttactcttattgtatttttttatttttttaaaaaaaattaaaaacttataaaaaaatcgaacggaatttttttaaaaattataagaatatCATCCACTtggtccaaaaaaaaataaaagaaattgaaaaataaaataaaattataatatttaatccaCAAAGGCATTTTAGtcaatttaccacaaaaaaatgGACGGAAACCTAACAGATTAGGCTGATTGTTAGACGACTGTTAAAATCAGAGAGATATTTAAACAATATcctttatttaaacaatatgCCAAACCTTAGGGAAGATTGTTATAATGTATcctttatttaaacaatatcattttttatgaaaaatttgcaatttaacTCTCATAATGTATTCTCcgtgtaattttcatttcaatatttcaacattcatcaaatttagtcaataaataacaaaaacttacaattttagtctcaaccataaattttctcaaatatttaacaaagGGAGCACATAATTTGTACATACTCTgttaagtatttaaaaaaatttgtggttgagactaaaattgtaagtttTTCTGATATATGAGACTAAATGTGGTAAGTGCTAAAATAATGGTTTAAAAATGCAATGAAAATAAGTTGTGAaacataaattgtaattagCAACCCTAAGCGAAGTCTTCCCCTGTTATCATATATCGAATTCAGCTGGATGATTGATTACTTAACCTCTACCACAAGACCTTTCGGTGCCATCACAAGAACGAAGGAGACCCGCAAAGAGCGTTTGCACAAGGAGTGCAATTGGATGGTTGTACTGCTACTgcttcctttttattttttatcaactgGACAATATATTGTACAATAATACCAATCAAGTTTTGCCAAAGTCATGGAAAATTATGAGGTAGGGTTTCCATCCAAGTACTTTTTACGTCCCATATCTTAAAGTAAATATGCCTTTCATCTTCTTAGTTATgagattttcatttataatcgTCGTAagtgttaaataaaatctcacttttaattatgttgtcagattttattagtattttgatgGAAATGAAATAATCATAGAATTCTCAACAATggtcactacaagaaaattgcTCAAtataaacgaaaaaaaaattagaattgcGCTAATTAGTAGGTTAAAATATTCTCGTTGCTAATCtacattattttgtacaaGAAACTTAATTACTtgctaataaatttagaaataaaacttTACCTGCTAAACGAATTTAGcaacaaattttgtaaaaaaagtatatattaaatgatgtaTATTAGCAATGAAAATCTTACTTGTTAATTAGTTCGACGACGagtttaatatcaatttttcgTAACTATTGAATCATTTTCTTATAACAAGTCCCATAAACACGCACCTTTTGTGTCAAAAACTAACtgaaactgaaaaaatatactaaaacatgagaatttttgttgtttatgaGATCATTATGAGAATTTCATTATTAATGGAAAGAAAAGTGTACTGACACTAACAGGTGgacaaattaaattgtaatgaaatttaatgtaataatgtCAGCATACCACAAAAGGGCTCCATGAAATAACAGTAGCTTGCACAATCTGCCACATATTGTTAATAATAACCATTAAATAGTTGGAGTCTAgagatttttgtttcttccttcAGCCCTTTCCACCATTTTCCTCCCACTGCCATCTTTTCCAGCAAAAGGTTCTTCCGAAATTGTAGACAATGCTGGAAATTGTTAAtgcaaattaaagaaaattagcaCAAATcccatttgaattttgatgatcATCAGGTGCGTACATCTGTTAATGATGAGAATTATGCAGCATTAGCTGACCTGATATGTAGCTCTTGTTTTGCAGTTGATGAGTCCTCATCGTTTCTGCGTTTACGTGCCCTCTCGTGCTTCTTTTGGAGTTTTCACTCGGTTCTTTGGCCTTCTCAGGCTGTTTTCTCAGTGCCTTAAGCTGCGCAGCCCGGAACAGCCATGTTGAGTCCATCTGCTTGCTGATCATACGGACCGCATAGTATGGAATTTTTACACGATTGTCTGCCTTGGATCTGATGCAAACATTGACGAATAAAATGCAATCCATCAAGCTCTCTTTAGCCATCCCTTTTATGTCATAGGCCTGTGATCTTGTCCAGAGGCTATTGGCATGAGAGTTTGGAGGGCTGGAAAGGCAAAGAGCTCTAGTTGCATCGCTGATGGCTGAATCCGGATCCCTTAGCAGCAAATTACATCGTGCTCTATTGCTGTAAAGGACAATTCTTTCAGTTCTATGTCTTAGTGGGCATATTTCTAGAGCCTCACTATACTTCAAAAGTGCTTCTTCTATTTCGCCCACCAAAAATTTATGGTTTCCTTGTtgctttattaattttaccaCGACCCGTCTTCCTTCAAGCTTCTCGTCGCACGTAATCtgctctttctttcttctttcgaTCTTCAAATCCCATGTTTCTTCCAGTGCTCTTCTAACATCagcattcttgatttttgagtTCTTATGTTTGTAGTCATAGACAAGTGCCTTTGTGATTGCTTCACCAACATTCCTCCTGTTGCCAAGATTTCTGAGCTCAATCAAATCAACGAGGTACGATGTAGCAATCTCGATGACTTTGTACCTTGTGCCTGGATCCTTGAGAAGCAAAAGAAGACAATCAATCCCCATGTACTGCCAATCATCGCACGATCTCGAGAGCTTACATAGATTCTCAACAACATGTCTAGATTTCGAGATGTTTTCTCTTCCAACTTTACTGTAGCACAAAATTCTAATCAGCCCAACTCCTGCTGGTGATGAGTGATTCACCAGTCGACCCCACATTTCACTCAATTCCTTGAGAAATTCTTGCTTGCAAATGAGAATTATAGATCTCTCCTTCGCAGCAAAACAGTTCAAAAGATGTATGCTCCAACACTGAAGTTGGCTGGCCCATTCCTCCGCCTTCCGGTTCTCCGTCTCCACTCCTCCAACTCCTCTTGTAAGCAAATCACACTGATATTCCAGTCTCTTTCTCCTGTCCTTAACGCCCACAAACATGCTATACACCTCTTCCAAACAAGATGACGCCAAGTTCATAGCTAATGTGACGACTTCATCTTCATACACTGCCAGGTGTATAAAGGTCTTTTCGTAGCTTGCAAGGTGGCCAAGTGCTCTAATGGCAACCCTTTGCTCCACCCAACTCATCTTCCCCCTCAAGAGCTCCAACAGTGGTGGTATGACCCCCGACTCGACAGCTTTAACCGCAAAATCAACTTTGTTCATAGTATATGAACCGATGACGTGGGCTGCATAGTAGGGAATATAGATGTTTTGATGTGTGAGAAGCCAAGTTCTATCATGTATAGCTCTGTTGATCAAATCTGCCATGCATTGGAAGATACCGAGAGAGGGAAGCTCTTCATAATTGGGTCGAGTCATTGCAAAGTTCCACAGCCCGCTCACAACTAGAATAAGCTCTTCATCATCAAGAAACGGCACACCTTTAAGGTACTCTTTTATCGCAGCCCTCCTGGCCGATGAGTCTGGCTCCTTCATGAGGCAAAAGAAGCAACTGGGTTTGGTGCAAAATTTCTCTAAAGCCATTTTATACACTTTCTTGAGAGAGTTATGATCACTTGAGAGTTCTACTTTTGCTCTTTAGGGTTTGCAGTTTAAGAACTTTTGAATATACGACGGAAAGTTTAGTGAGTGGGTTAGGCCAAGTTGTGATCCTAAGCGGCGCATTAGAAGACTTTGTGCAATTAACTTTTAGCAATTTCAAATACAGCTGATCAgattcattgtatttttatatgcaaGTCCATAATCTGATATGGTTTATATTGACTGTTAAccaatattaaacataaacaAATGGTAAAAGTTGGGACATTCTACATTTCGTGCTTCACACCTCCGATAGCATGCAAGAAGTTGGATTCTGCCTAAGTTAATTTTCCAAGTTACCTAACTTACCTTAGCTTCACACTTCCTTTTCTAGGATATGAGATAAAGGATCAATCTATACTGAGATCCATCTATTATTTTGAGGCCTGTTCCTTAAATAGAAACCCTTTTTGTCTTATGTGAAAAAGGgttcatattaaatattaacaaggAACACTAAATTCTTAAACACGTACCccacttttcttaaaaataagaGGTATGTGATGatcattcatatttattattgtaatttcaGTCCCTCAATTACTTTAAGTGTTTAacgttttgtttttttctcagAAATGGAACTTACAATTTGgtgtattatttttgtaaattttgggGTTTGATGGCAAATTTTACTAGAAATTTGAAAGTTAGTATGAAGACGATACGCACAAGTAGTGCAACCTCAATTTAAACCAGCACATGACTTGCACGTgaattgttattaaatttagaGTTTTCTAGCAACATTTGTCTTCAATTCTTAAAGGATCACATGCCAATAAttacatgattaaaattacaaacaacCAGTGTTCATACATCCATGCACACAACTTTAAGTGTACCAAGAATTTAACTAGCCCTGTGGGAGAACTGATGCCCTCTATGTCTTAAGCTATGAATTCAAAAGAATTTCTCATGATTCTGGTTCTCCTGATCCCTTTGAAAAGCATGGTTTACTCTTTAGCTTATCAGAGAAGTCCAAAAGTATTCTCATGTTCCTATGAAACATCAGATAACCAACAGATTTAAGGTTACTAAGACCACTTAACAATAAGAATGTCCAAATTCTTGCACCAGACAGACTAGTTTAGAACACAGCTAcagaatatttttcttgacatCAGAAGTGTGGTTGTGGTCCCTTACCACTTTTTACATTATGCAACTCCATTTGATAATTGAACTCCAATTAAATAAGCGAAGGACTggcaataataacatttttaaacAGTATCAAGTACAAAAGGGGATGGTCTCAAGAGCGAAGGCTGCCAGACAAACCATCTTTAGACTAGTGAAACACATAAAAAGCAGTTTTACAATCTCGTCAAGAAAGTGATTCTAGAATAACTTAATTATTCAATTcatatcttaattttctttgtgtACCGATCTTGCATGCCTACATTTGTCGCGATATGTGGAAAGCTTGAGTCCGCCAGCCCTAAAGTGCGTCTGATTTGTCCCGAacccataatttattcattttcgtTCCCTGATTGATGTAAACTTGGCAGGCATGGTGATAAGTTCATGATGACAAAGACACGACCCGCATTCTGGTAAGAATAATTAAACCTAGGAGGAAGTGATGAATAACGAAAGCTTGttccttaaaatttgatgatcctttgtttttttaatccGTTTACGGTTTTGCAACAAACCATATCTCACTTTCTTCATAATAAGCTTTGACTTATCCCTCCGATGACCCAAACTTGGTGAATCTTGGAGACAGCAAGAACTCAGTCCTAGGAAGCATGACTGGATTAATCTGTCATGCTGTAAGTTCTTCGCTGGTCTCAACTCTACTTAACTGATTCTTGGTTCTGGTGctaatgtttattttcttcccACTTACAACTGCAGCACAGCTCAATCAAATACCCAAAAATTAGTTTTCCAATTTGATAATAGAGCAAAAAAATTCGGAAGTATCTCAGTATCCAAATCTATCAGCAACAATGAGACGGGCCAGTTGAAATGTCGTTCTACGGATAAATAATCGATCCATTTAAAGAAATGGACATTggcaaaaatagaaattaggATCACGGTACCACAAAAAtcgaaaagagaaaaaggtcCGTCGGCCATACTTAGCTAGACATACTCGAATATAATACAAGTGCTGCACACAAGAATCATAGTCTAAGAAGTTGATGGTAGGAGCATAGAACCCGGAAGTGCAGTGGTGGTCCCTTCCTGACCTTTATGACTCTGCATCTGTAATCCATCAGCTCATTGGGAGATCAAGAACACAAAGCATtgagataattttatacaGCGTCAAGTACAGACGGCGATGGTCTCAAGAATATGCGGCTGTCATGCACCACGGCATATgttaacacacacacatatatatatatatatatgtatatatctaaCAGTATGCATAAAAAGCAGATGTTGATCTTGAATGATGAACATATATGgtttaaataatttcctaGTACtacttatatatgtaatgatcACGTGAAGTCTTCTATATTGCAAAAGCCAACATGCATGTTGATTAGTGAAACATGTTAACCACATATGAAAGATTTATAAATGctggaaaaatattaatggataattcatataattatcttataaataaatattgcatatattttgtacataaagatataaaattacataggTACGTTGTAGGGGATCGAATTAATCTTAGGAGCAGAAGTATGTCGATCCATGTATCTTAATCTGCCTCATCTACAAACCCATGCTTTTTATTGGATCACGAACACATTATCTTTCTCGTTGATTTGAGGTCACCCCATAAACACCTTTAATATCTCCCCATGTTGGATCTTGCTCCAAACATTATGGAAATCACAAATACGCCTTGCTCACCTCGGTAGATAACTATTAAAGTAACCCCCTCATTTATACACCTCAAATTTATGGAGTCTATGGTAATGCTCCAAAGAAGAAcgtagagagaaaaaatagagagagagtattGTGATCAACTCATTTGTATCACATTTGTGATTCTATGTTGTACAAGATCACAACTATATACTCTATTTATAGGTGTACTTAACCCTATCTCCAAGAGAAGTCCATatccaattatataattagaagacTACAAACACTATCTCAAATAAGATTTATTCTAGAGGAGTCGTTATCCCAACATGTATTTGGGATAATCAAACTCTGTGTCAAATATGAATGCACATTGGATCACGGGTTCATAAACCCAACTCAATATTCAACATATcctactcatacatatatgaCTTAATCTTCATGATACTCATTATCTCAATTTCTCAATCTCACATTCATCCCTTCATACAGGAAATAAGGCGTTGCACCAAGCGATAAGGAACAATTAATGAGGAGAAGTATATTAAGTCATCATCAAACTAACATAACCCTAGAACCCAACAACTCGATGAGTACTCCAAACTATGTGGTCGCACTTAATCAAGCATCTCTAGATCACTAAATAAATAGAGCATGATTAacccactcaaatatgtatctATGTTCATGACTGGTTGGACATTTTCCAACATAGTCGCCTAAGCTATGAATAATAGAACACAAGTGCGGCATCAACTTAGTTCTTCCTCAGCCTCTCACCAATCAACTTGGTCTTGACAACTTTCCTACATGCTCCAACATACCGAATCACTCGTGGCCACTGAATATCATGCTAAAGTAGCGTCATCAAACTTACACCTCATGACATGGTTCATAGTCCTAAACCATACATGATATAATATGGGCTCACACATTGACAAAGTAGGGACCATTTAGTCTCTTCCCATAAGAGGTCGTCTCAAAGCATATGTAATATGAATACATCTTACGATGGAACTTCCACTCAACTTGGGCATATCAACGCTCTT
The window above is part of the Sesamum indicum cultivar Zhongzhi No. 13 linkage group LG2, S_indicum_v1.0, whole genome shotgun sequence genome. Proteins encoded here:
- the LOC105155581 gene encoding uncharacterized protein LOC105155581: MALEKFCTKPSCFFCLMKEPDSSARRAAIKEYLKGVPFLDDEELILVVSGLWNFAMTRPNYEELPSLGIFQCMADLINRAIHDRTWLLTHQNIYIPYYAAHVIGSYTMNKVDFAVKAVESGVIPPLLELLRGKMSWVEQRVAIRALGHLASYEKTFIHLAVYEDEVVTLAMNLASSCLEEVYSMFVGVKDRRKRLEYQCDLLTRGVGGVETENRKAEEWASQLQCWSIHLLNCFAAKERSIILICKQEFLKELSEMWGRLVNHSSPAGVGLIRILCYSKVGRENISKSRHVVENLCKLSRSCDDWQYMGIDCLLLLLKDPGTRYKVIEIATSYLVDLIELRNLGNRRNVGEAITKALVYDYKHKNSKIKNADVRRALEETWDLKIERRKKEQITCDEKLEGRRVVVKLIKQQGNHKFLVGEIEEALLKYSEALEICPLRHRTERIVLYSNRARCNLLLRDPDSAISDATRALCLSSPPNSHANSLWTRSQAYDIKGMAKESLMDCILFVNVCIRSKADNRVKIPYYAVRMISKQMDSTWLFRAAQLKALRKQPEKAKEPSENSKRSTRGHVNAETMRTHQLQNKSYISALSTISEEPFAGKDGSGRKMVERAEGRNKNL